DNA from Onthophagus taurus isolate NC chromosome 2, IU_Otau_3.0, whole genome shotgun sequence:
AATAACCTCAGCCGGCGTTACTCCAGTCCTTTCCAACAGAACCGTATTcgctttattttcaaaatttaaacggTTATGTTTTTgatcgattttttagaaattttatatactttcttaatttgtttcaaaaagtGATTTCATGTTATCGCttgaaaagaaatgtttgagTAATTTAAACCCGatcgaaaataaattgttcCAGTCCGTTTCTGTACCACTCTGTGCGGGGAATATTTCAACAAAGAGCGATTTACTCCGCTTTTATTCGCCAAGTTTCTTCCGTATCCACGCGAATTTCCCCACCGCCTGACAACCTGAACCGCTCAAATTGCCAACGAGTACATCGCCGTCTCCGGTAATCACCGCAACTCGTCGACGACGTCGCTGACGACGACAGCACCGAATAATTAGCAAGTTATTGCGAAAGCGGTACGTGCAACAATGCGACGACGTCATCAGAAAGAATAGCCAAACAATTTCAACAGAACTAGGACAACAACGGAACCGAAGaggaagttttttttttcgggaACGACCAACCTCGAGAACGAACGTGGCGCTGCAGATCGCCActaaatgtcaaataaaagGCTATCCGCGTCCTTTTTTATAGTACGCCACGTCGCGGACGCTCGTCAGAGTAATAGAAAACGAGGATGAATGGAGATGGATTTTCGCTTTTTCGGAGTTCTTCCTTTGTTCGGTTTACGAAAGTAGACccgttaaatttatttgggaaaaaaacatttcattttatttctattcAAGTAAGTGATCAAATTAGTTATCAGAAGTCATATCGATTTGGACGTTTTTAATACTAActcattaaaataatgtatatcCAATTTGAAAAAGTACGAATCAATTTGTGGGCAGTTTATAACCACAAAACCCTATGAGATTGTGATGAGGGCAATACTGCTATCTGCTGTACCTGTTGATTGTTCCTTGTAGCAAAAGCAGTATTCAAtcttctattagcagtatctagtctgtCAGCAGCATTtcgtcttctgccagcagtatttagtaataataataataataattcactttattgcccaacaaagcaattttgcaatttttttgccATTTTTGCAATATTAGTTCACGTTTTAGAGATACGTGATGCTACATGACTCTatataataaaagataataatactGTAACTGGAAAAAATGCACGTGGTATAGTCGTAGATTCCGCGAGAACACATGATGCAATCGGCATGATAGTGTTACGTCAGGTATAAATTATGTTGTTTCAGCTATACTTTCTCAGTTGCCAGCCAGCATTCACGTAAGATGTCTCGAAAGTGTGTAAACAGTCCGGATTACTTCTGCTACGTTTGTGGTGAAGTGACTTTTGCGTCTCAGAAGCGGTCTATTACTCCATTGATAAAAACTGTATATCACCTTTACTTCGGTTGCAAAATAGGGGATCAAGACAAACAGTGGGCTCCCCATATCTGCTGTAATTCATGTGCTTCAAGTCTGAGAAACTGGTTAAATCGTAAAAAACGTTCTATGCGCTTTGCTGTCCCAATGGTCTGAAGAGAGCCTACAAATCATGTTAACGATTGCTATTTTTGCATGACACCTCATGTTGGGCAAGGCACAGGTATATCCAAGAAAAAAAAGTCGGTTATTAACTATCCAAATATACCATCTGCCATAAGACCTGTACCCCATAGTGACGAACTTCCTATTCCAGAACCCCCAGAAAGATACGGTTGCAAATCAGATAACAGTGCTACAGAGATTAGTCAAGAAGATATGCCTGCAACATCAAAAGACCCTGATTTTACATCGAGCACATCACACCGTCAACCGCATAAAATTACTCAGTCTGAATTAAATGATCTTGTGAGGGATCTAGAACTTCCAAAAACTAAAGCAGAGTTGCTAGGATCAAGATTGCAGCAGTAGAACCTATTAGAAGACGATGTCTCTGTATGTGTTTTTCGCAAACGCCATAAAAACCTAGCACCATTTTTTGACATGGAGAATAACTTGGTTTTCTGCAATGACATAAACGGCTTACTAGCGGCTTTAAATATAAACCACAAGCCAAAGGAATGGAGATTGTTTATAGACAGTTCAACATTGAGTTTAAAGGCAGTACTATTGCATATTGGAAATATTCTACCTTCTATTCCTATTGGATATGCAGTTCTCATGAAAGAATCATACGACAACATGAAATACTTACTGACATGCATAAAATACGATGAGCACCAATGGCAAATCTGTGGCGACTTAAAGGTTGTTGCACTTTTACTCGGTTTGCAACTAGGCTACACCAAGTTTTGCTGCTTTTTGTGTGAATGGGACAGTCGGGCAAAGGCACTACATTACAAGAGACAAGACTGGCCCATTCGACAATCACTAGGGCCAGGCCAAAAGAATGTACAGCATGTGCCATTGGTAGACtctaaaaagattttgttgCCACCACTGCATATTAAATTGGGcctaatgaaaaattttgtcaaGGCACTAAATAGAGATGGACCAGCTTTTCAATACCTGCGTCAGAAATTCCCAAGGCTAAGTGAATCAAAAGTGAAAGAAGGTATTTTTGTTGGGCCACAGattcgaaacattttgaagGACGAACAATTTGACAACACCCTAacagatattgaaaaaaatgcttGGAATGACTTTCGCTTGGTGGTCACCAATTTCTTGGGACACCAAAAAGCTGACAATTACGTTACTCTTGTTAAGAATATGCTGTTATCGTATCAAAAAAATGGGTTGTAATATGTCTCTAAAGATGCACTTCCTACATTCACACTTGGACTTTTTTCCTGAAAACTGCGGAGCTGTAAGTGATGAACACGGCGAACGTTTTCATCAGGATATATCATATATGGAAAAAAAGTACCAGGGAAAGTGGAATCCTTCCATGCTAGCAGACTACTGCTGGACTCTTGTTAGAGATGCTCCAGAAACAATCTACAAAAGAGTAGCAAAAAGACAGCGCTATAACTAAAGTCTAAAAGTGCAAAAATAGTGTAAAAATacctatttctttttttagtttgttaaaaataaaataaaaatgtgttcTTAAAAACTGCAactaagttttaaatttcattgtCATATTTGTATTCAGAACCCCAAAAATACCTAAAAAACGTACTTTTCAAAGACGATACAgcaaataaaccaaaatttgttGTCCAGTGTTATAGgacaatattacaagaaaaagaaaataagaaataacacatgccataaaacaaatataattcacATAAACACTCTTACACTATTATTGATTGTTAGTTAGTTTACACATCCTCTGCACCGGGGAGTTGGCTAAAACATTGGATCTGCAATTCCTCAAATAAAACTGATTTGTACTACGTGTTGTACGCGTAGGCACCGCGAAAATGATCCGCGACAACAACCAACCACAATCCAATTCACCTTGCACTAACTTCTGCAAAAACTTGATGCACTGGTCATCTCTTCTTACGTCTAGTGCAGAAAAGTTGTGACGCCGCAGCAGGGATGCGTAATCCATTCCACAGTCCGGGTATGATCCGTCAATATAATCAATATAAGTCTACGACACACATAATGTGGCGACCAAATTACAGAGCCATATTCCAATTTGGACAATACAAAGGTCGAAAATAGGGTCTTGTACACACCGATATCAGAAAAAGCACGCGAGGTGCGCAAAACGAAACCAAGCATCCTCGCTGCAGAAGATGCAATATTTTCGATGTGAGGTACAAAAGACAATTTGCGGTAAAAAGTTACTCCCAGATCCTTGATTGTAGATAGTTTCTCAAGAAGAACACCTTTTATATAATAAGATGGAAGAGGAGACAGCTTGCGTGTAAAACTAACCGCACCGCACTTATTGGCATTAATCTTTAGCTGATAACACCATTCCACCAAGACGTCCAAATCCGACTGGGAATAGTTTCAGATCATCCGCATAAGCTAGTAcgcttgatgaaaatttgtctAGAAGGTCATTCAAGAAGATAACAAATAGTAGGGAGCCTAGATTTGAGCCCTGAGGAACACCAGACCTAGCTGTAAACTCCATAGACGCATAACCGTTgtagtacagggtgtcccaatttcgatgtccgcataggctatctccgaaactaaaagagatagaaaaaaagtagcttacatgtcatgacctcgtttttcgagaaaacgctaatgccgaaaactccgaacagctatcgtctttttttttcgccctatcgacaaaaactgaaaattttgcgaaaacgacaatcgcgaatatctcacttattatcaacgatggagtattataaataaaacattttaggggcaactttttatgaaaaattcagtggcgtaggtagaatttttttcccatcttttattttcgagattttagacgtaactttatttttttaaatggaaaccatagttggctatgacctaaaataatttgttattttcttctgataacaaatatatttagtttgtggggtatatttcttatagttattgaataattaacaaaaattcattttgttctatctaaaactaatgtatgtatttaaaagttaatgttgctatggtgataaccatacatactatgatggaacataatgtatcaattttttttgttctttctaaaactattgtatgtatttaaaacttaatgttgttatggtgataaccataccatgatggaaaacattgggtacgttcagcaggtgtcaacagttgaattaaatcagtCAGCTAGTTGTATGAGCTTTAATACAGCGGAACGAAATCGGCTGAACAAGCAATTGAGAATTAGTAGTTcagcataacctaaaactatggccaacaataatatttttgaaaattttgtgttattacaagagataatggatgatgatgttgattttaaggctcatttcattttatgcAGTTCTgccagttttcaaaattaaaggggagaaacaaataatattaatccTAACCTAGAATTTCACAACCGCTGACAAACTAAGCGCAGATTACTTACGCTGAGATATTTACTAAACAGCTGCGTAACAGCGCTGACTTAGTGTATCGTTCAGTCGCAACTGCTAATATAGCAACTCAACAGTTGACACCAGCGTgcccattgtttccaattattgccaaagtttgtagtagtatttaaaaattcactaacaactctggtattatgtgctggtgctccgtcatattgaaaatatatcatttgagacttatttaatggcaaattgtcgaccaaaggcacAATGTGCTACCttgatatattgaggtattacctgagtttaagtttttatggtagatactatatgctaacattctattatctaaaaggacACACCATAGATTGAATCCCAACTTTCTTGAGAGACTTCAttggtccagatgacatttcgaacaaacagcagattatttaatttttctaaatatcatctagaaaattctaatcttagattgacatctccggcacgtaaataatgagttagccccgctttgcatggtttatacatatttttttttcatattggggagcagcggcttttgagtcagacgtcttgttcaatttctctgcaagatgttgatggatttatcgcaagtgaagccaacacattgacttcatcctcttgcaggccattttggtatgtttttgcacgtggaccaaaaatctattaaattttctgctaaccggctgaaggttcttacgtgcggttgtcttctttccggataccttgtgaaatataattccgcggctaacgtcgcattcttatctgataacatatagcattccatcatgttacattttcataattttcgaaattcattgtaaagttttattcagttttgttatactttgacacctaactcgaatttttaaatataaactttagcaattatttgatacattatgttccatcatagtatgtatggttatcaccatagcaacattaacttttaaatacatacattagttttagatagaacaaaatgaatttttgttaattattcaataactataagaaatataccccacaaactatatatatttgttatcagaagaaaataacaaattattttaagtcatagccaactatagtttccatttaaaaaaataaagttacgtctaaaatctcgaaaataaaaggtgtgaaaaaattctacctacgccactgaattcttcgtaaaaagttgcccataaaatgttttatttataatactccctctttgataataagtgagatattcgcgtttgttgtttttgcaaaattttcagtttttgccgatagggcgaaaacaaaagacgatagctgttcggagttttcggcattagcattttctcgaaaaaggagatcatgacatgtaagctactttttttctatttcttttagtttcggagatagcctatgtggacatcgaaattgggacaccctgtacacatAATTTATACGACCCGATAGGTAAGAGGCAAATAGTTTCATAAACTTAGGAGATAAGCCAAAAGCACTAAGTTTATACAAGAGGACGTCATGATGAATCATGTCGAATGCTTTAGAAAAATCAGTGTATACCACATCTACCTGACCGCCCCTATCCAAAGATTCACAAATTACCTCAGTAACCACCGCGAGGTTGAACCTGTGGATAAATCATCTTGTAAATAATCTGTTCAAATACCTTAGCGAAATTGGACAATAACGATATTGGTCGATAATCAGTAATGTTGGTACGTTCGCCATGCTTGAATACAGGAACAATGTGTGAGCGCTTCCAAAGTTTAGGAAACGAGCAAGTGCTTAAGGACTAGTCTTTCAATAGCAGAATATAGACCTTTGACAACGATACTTAATCTTATTACTCTTTTGCAAGGAAAAAGGCAGAAGAATACAGGTGATGTATTAAATTGGATATCTTTTTGCCATAAAACAACTCACCGTACATTTTGGAAATTAATacgctttttttttaacataaatgattaattttttgaatgtatatttattttacaagatATTCATTTATTAGACAATAATTTTCACTTAGTACTCTCGTTACCACGAGAGTGTGTAAACTACGCTTTTGACTAATGACCCTACATTCTCAGTTCAACGCTCGCTACACTTCCATATAACACAAGTCTATCCAATATACCCTAATTGAAACAGATACGCAGCGAGAAGTTTTGTGCCTTCTTGATAGTTCTTCAGGGTTATATTTTCATTCTCTCTACCGGCGTTTATGTCTTTATTACCCAACGGTAGTAATAAAATGTTCTTGtctacaattttttgtaatatgttcaTAATTACGTATGCTCTATCATCTCGAATCATGCTCGGATCTTCTTTGTAAATCTGAATGGTAGCTCGTCTGGCAGCTGTATAATTAGGAGTTCTGCTGTTTTCCAACCAAGGTCTTGTAAAAGTTGGAACGTCCATTTCaatcttgtttttaattcCCATTTTTTCCGCTGTATTCGTAATATGTTTATTCGTCAGTTGGATTATTTTTTCAACAGCTTGATTGGGAACTATCTTTATCATAAAATCTTTCTTTACAACGGAAAAATCTTTCTTATCACAGGTACAAATTTGAGTGGGTTCAATATATATTGATGGTAACCTCCAAAAATGCATTAGCAACTTCACTTGATCCCAATCCTTTTGGAAAGGTTCTAAGTTGGGACTGCAAAAGAAATGTGGAGgtaaaagtttaatttaaaaaaattgatcaaTTACGCTAATTCAGTCACATCAAAATCTTGTATTTTCTCGTAAAGCATTTCTTCATCCGGTGAGATTTGCATAACTGTGTCGCTAAATTCTGGAATAAGAACATGCCCTCTATCACCGATTAAggtgtcgaaaattttatctgcATCATCTTTAGGTTCCGTATCAGAACCTTCAACTTTTTCGATAGTAACTTGAGCGTGTATGATACCTTAAATGAaggaatattaaataaaagtattcTTATAATCGTCAAAAATTTACCAACTGCGCCGTAAGTTATACAAGGATACTTTTCTCCAATCCATTGCGAATCACACATAACTACATAATCAATGTTACACAAAAAGTCTAATTTTTTCGTCATCAAGAATTCATCCAAACCTTCACTGCGACAATGATGCATAGATTCAATGatgaatttaatgtttataggTAATTTTGAAGTTGTTAAGATTCCTTCGATGGCATGAAACCAGCACATAAGAGCAGATTTACCCGAAGCAACACCATTaccatacaaaaatttatcgatCTGTGTCACTACCCACGGATCAGTATTCCATTTGCTTTCATCTGGAAGTGGGACGTCTAAATATCCGTAAATACATACCTACGATAcgttaaaattagatttttaaaatattataattacacACTAACCGTTTTTTTAGTACGATCATTTCCTATACTAGCCAAAATTACAGGCGGTAATCTAACTCTTTTTCCATCCAACTCATGAAATCCAATATAAAAGCACTCGTATGCAATGCCCAATCTAATCATCCAACCTTCAACGAATTTAATCATATGTATCATATCTTTTATATGGTCGTAATTTCCCGatacacttttaattttaactgcATCGTTCAAATCGTCTATAAACTGTTGACGTCTCGAATCGCAGAATTGtaaatgtttcaataaatCCGGTTGGATGGCAATCTTTTTGCTTTTTTCGAGAGCGTAATATTCTCCATAGGTCATGTTCGTAGTACGTGTTTCACTGTGTTCTGTACGATAAGTATGCGGAtacaccattttttttttaattaaaaatatcttacttATTTACTTGATGTTCTTGTGCAAAAACGGAAAACGTATTATGTAATCAGTATAAAAGTATGCAAACACGTACAGACACGCCACCAATATATACTCTACTAacataattgtttaaattagacGAGAAAACGGGCATAGTAGTTTTGACAAGTTAACGACAACAcatttagaattaatacttTGCAACAAGCctactttataaatttttattgtaataatttgattcaaaaaagtGATGTGCTTCTAAAGACTGTAAGCAATCTTCATTTGGATGTAACGACATGCAGAATGTTAATAGACACTGGTAATAACCACGGACATCGGTTCGTCGCGTTATACAGTTTTATTAGTGTCGAAAAACATTGCGTTCACTTTTTTACGGCGACACGACCGACGCGTCATCGGTCAGGAAAGTTATGTCCGGAGCTTTTACGCGCTCGCAATATCCAGGACCAAATGTCCACGGATTTCAGTCCATGTTCGATTACCATGCGACCGAAACACAGACAGGTTCCTCTCCTTGTCAGGAATAATAAAAGGATGTTTATGATTTCGGACAGTGCCCATTTGCGATGGTGCCGTCGGTCCTATGGCGAACGCGAATGTCGATATCTGGCTGTAAATACCGCACCGATGCGTCGTAAATCGTGATGGATTATCCTGTCCTATACAACCCGGTAGGACCTCGTAGAGGACATCATCGCCGTTGAAAATCTCGCCCAGCCATTTTCAGAGTTCTACGAACCAAGGTTGAATTTATGGACGCGCAGGATTTCGCAACTGTCGCCGTCACGCACTTAAAACGGACGTCCGAGAGAGGGTATTTGCCGTTTTTGCACCCTTGTAATATGTCAGTTTATTACTCTGGAAACACGGATTCCGTCCAACGTTATCCATCGTCGTAAAGAATACTACCACTAAAGAAATACAGTGATGAATCGttgtatttttcttgtaacaaacaacaaaacaaaatttaataaataacaaaatttttatcatttcataataataatagtaggATCGTTTTAGTATTTAACTGTGTAATTACGGTGAACGATCGCCAGGTGGCGGCATAGCTGTCGGCCATTACGGCGTGAAGTGCGGTTATGCCGGTGGCGGTGGCGACCGACGCGTCGCGTCCCCCGCGGCcaataaattaatcaacaGTGCCACTAATGCGAGGGGCGGCGTTCCCGTCCCCAGGTCCTGCGGGGGGTTCGTCTGCGCTTGCGAGTATTAAAATAACCCGCACGCTGACGGATTTGGCGAGCCGCCTCTTATTCGACCCACCTCCCTTATCAATACCTCGCTTATCCTGATTTACGGTTATAAGGTGTTCGTCTCGCCGAATACGTTATTGTAGACGTTCGCACATTTTTACCACCAACGAAGCCCCCTGTACGTTTTTGTTGCTGTCagtttaattgaaaaatgatgGCTATAAGGTGAAACGGGATTACGGTCTCCCCAACGTTGCCACTTTATATGGCTTTTAAAAGGTCTTTGTAATGTACTcggatttattttataatatagtATAAAGTAAAGTTATAAAATCATGAAATTTCAGCCAAGTACattaacataaaatgtaaTTCCTTTGAGACATGGAACGATTTTCGAATTACTTTCTTCATTTTGATTGCTCTAGTGGATTCAAGTGGATTTAATACACTATTTCCTGCTGGATTCATTCCTATGATAACACAGACAAGAATCTTCAGAGAGCTCAATTGATGGCAAACTCCACATTCTTCTATCCAGTGAAgtcatttttacataaattatacATTCATAACAAATATAGACATCAAGACAAACGGACCAATTTACCGCAATAAGCGATATCTAAATTTGAGTTATGTAACGAATCGACAGTCAGTTACTACAAGGAAGGAaatagatacaaaaaaagtgcAGTAAAAGATAGATGAAAGGCAGACTagagaagaaaacaaacacgTATAGGTCAAGAAGAAGATAGTTGAAGAGATAGCAGATTCGCGTTGCATTGCGAACAACGGCAAGCAAATCGTTCCAGAACGCAATCGATTGCACTGTAAAAGATCTGTGGTAGATTTCAGTACTATGGACTGGAAACATGAGTGTAGACTTCGACATTCATCGAGTGGGCAAGACATGTGATGCTAAAAAGTGAAAGGCATCAGACAAATAAGCAGGAGTGTGGGTATGGACAATTTTGTACAACATAGTAAGCATGCGAAATGATCTACGACTCTGGCAAGTCATCATCTGCAGGTTGTTACGATATGGAGTAATGTGCTAAAACTttcttaaatcaaaaaagtacCGTATACAATTGTTCTGAAGTCTTTCCAATTCACTCAGAAGGGCTGCGGACAGATCGGGATTCGCAACATCGGCATAATCAATGGGTGGGAGAATGAGAGAATAGCAAAGATTACGACGTACAACCGGAGGAAGGTAGCAGTGaagttttttcaaagtatGGAAACAGAAGTAAACCCTCTTACAGACTCCTTGAATTTGTGGCCGCCAAGACATCGCTGAATCCATTACTACTCCAAGATTTTTGACCATATTAGACAACGGAATAACGGTGCCGCCAAACCTCAGTTGAAGGGTAgttaaggaattaaattgtACCAGCAAGGGGCGAGTGCCAAATGCAATGGCTTGCGTTTTACCTGGATTCAGGTTAAGTCCATGACGTCTAGACCAGTTAAGCACGCTAGAGAGATCGTTGTTTATCTGCATACAAATGATAGTTATACGAGATATCATCACTAAtactatttatgaaaatttagaaaagcaAAGGACCCAGTACACTGCCCTGGGGAATTCCACATTTGATGTCAACAGGAGAAGAGAGTACAGATTCCACGCGGACACGTAAAGACCGATAGGAAAGGTAGGACTGGAACCAAGACACACAAGAAGAGGTAAAACCAATAGCAGAAAGCCTACTTAACAGGAGGGCATGGTTCACAGAATCAAAGACCCTCCTAAAGATAAAGCAGTCTCATTGAATCCAGGCAACGATTTGAGACAATGGCTTAAGTTTGCCGCAGCATATtatagatagcacttttcgcAGTCTTGGACTAACTTTTTCAATTGGGTTTTTAAGCTCCAAACTAAGGGACATCCCTTACCGTACTGGCACCACCAGACATACAGGTGTTCCTTCAGCGAGTGACTTGAAAAAATGACAGAATTAACTGAGTATAACTCAACTACATCAAACAGGAGTGCCATCTTTGAAGTGTGGTGAATCCAAGGGTACATTCGAGTAATTGTGCGAAGCTGGGTGGTTGGTCTTCACTGTAATAAAGAAGCAGATAAATCTAGCTGGTATAGTACTTACTAAGTACTAAGTATTAAGGCACCCGACGATTTCAACGTTTAAATTTTACTTGACAAACCTTGGTAATTGCAAGTCCACTATTAAAAAGGTTGGGATTGGTGTGCCGCAGGAATCCATCTTGGGGCCAATTTTTGTCTTGCTGTATATTAATGATCTCCCTGAGTCTTTGAAAATATGCAGTACTATAATGTTTGCAGACGATACAACTCTGATTAACGAGGCGATTTCCAATGATAAGCTAAAAGAAGATAAAGTTTTTAGTGGGTTATAAATCCACTGATGCAGCAGCTATTAAACTACTGGGAGTACTCCTAGAGAGTTCTCTGAAATGAAATGCACAGATACATAGAGTTAGAAAGAAACTCAGTTCAGTAGTTTTCCAGCTAAGAACAATGATGAGATTGACAGATCAACATACAGCAATGGTAGTGTATTACTCGAATTTCCAAAGCATTATGTCTTATAGTGTGTTGTTCTGGAGAAGTTCCCCAGGAGCTGAACgaatatttataatacaaaaaagagCAGTTAGAGCGTTGATGAATGCAAACCAAATGGAGAGCTGTAAAccattgtttaaataattaaaaataatgactGTCTATTCGCTGTATATCTATAGATgtcttattttcataaaccAGAACAGTGTAGAGCGCAATATCATTAATACAGTACTAGAAACAACTCATCTCTACAAATTCCACACCACCGATTGACTATCAACAATCGGTATATTACTAGGGCGTAAAATTTTATAGCAACCTCACGATACAACAATGTTCCATTACAAAACGAGATTAAGGGAGTACTTTGGTGAAAACCCATACTACTGTATCAGTGAGTTCATGAATTCGCTGGGAAAAGTGAAGCTGTAGAAATCTTGTCATATATTCtgtattattttctataatgtTGTGAATTACATAATGAAATACTAAATGTATAATATATCTGACGACCTGtaacttttgaattttttggaaataaattattattattactggATCTTCCTTCATCTAGTATTATCTGATGGTTTGCTAGATGTCCAGAGTGTAGTTGTTCTTCTGGAATACATCTTCTAAAAACCTTTATTCATTCTTTtgatatcttaatgaaatattcataatttatggaagaaggtgtatattttttcatgaaccaacccgttgtTGA
Protein-coding regions in this window:
- the LOC111413998 gene encoding cytosolic non-specific dipeptidase-like isoform X2, which gives rise to MTYGEYYALEKSKKIAIQPDLLKHLQFCDSRRQQFIDDLNDAVKIKSVSGNYDHIKDMIHMIKFVEGWMIRLGIAYECFYIGFHELDGKRVRLPPVILASIGNDRTKKTVCIYGYLDVPLPDESKWNTDPWVVTQIDKFLYGNGVASGKSALMCWFHAIEGILTTSKLPINIKFIIESMHHCRSEGLDEFLMTKKLDFLCNIDYVVMCDSQWIGEKYPCITYGAVGIIHAQVTIEKVEGSDTEPKDDADKIFDTLIGDRGHVLIPEFSDTVMQISPDEEMLYEKIQDFDVTELAPNLEPFQKDWDQVKLLMHFWRLPSIYIEPTQICTCDKKDFSVVKKDFMIKIVPNQAVEKIIQLTNKHITNTAEKMGIKNKIEMDVPTFTRPWLENSRTPNYTAARRATIQIYKEDPSMIRDDRAYVIMNILQKIVDKNILLLPLGNKDINAGRENENITLKNYQEGTKLLAAYLFQLGYIG
- the LOC111413998 gene encoding cytosolic non-specific dipeptidase-like isoform X1 yields the protein MVYPHTYRTEHSETRTTNMTYGEYYALEKSKKIAIQPDLLKHLQFCDSRRQQFIDDLNDAVKIKSVSGNYDHIKDMIHMIKFVEGWMIRLGIAYECFYIGFHELDGKRVRLPPVILASIGNDRTKKTVCIYGYLDVPLPDESKWNTDPWVVTQIDKFLYGNGVASGKSALMCWFHAIEGILTTSKLPINIKFIIESMHHCRSEGLDEFLMTKKLDFLCNIDYVVMCDSQWIGEKYPCITYGAVGIIHAQVTIEKVEGSDTEPKDDADKIFDTLIGDRGHVLIPEFSDTVMQISPDEEMLYEKIQDFDVTELAPNLEPFQKDWDQVKLLMHFWRLPSIYIEPTQICTCDKKDFSVVKKDFMIKIVPNQAVEKIIQLTNKHITNTAEKMGIKNKIEMDVPTFTRPWLENSRTPNYTAARRATIQIYKEDPSMIRDDRAYVIMNILQKIVDKNILLLPLGNKDINAGRENENITLKNYQEGTKLLAAYLFQLGYIG